A genomic stretch from Sphingomonas faeni includes:
- a CDS encoding mechanosensitive ion channel family protein: protein MTNTTAAKQPIFDASDVGDHAQGFVTASIAWVQAYWLQILIAFGIGAVIVIVLHTARRFGSKLCERPRALNGWGIVVGKAIARTGNFFIVMLAAKLVAGYSAAPGEVATTINFLFTVAAVMQAAVWVREIILGAIEHRTQSEHYSGEALLSAMGLIRLLVTFVVFAVALVVVLDNLGVNVTGLVAGLGVGGIAIGLAAQGIFADLFAALAIIFDRPFRRGDSISYDTASGSVEAIGLKSTRIRGIDGEERVISNKNILNKEILNNTQRNHRRAKFLIGVTYSTPPEVCSRIPAMLKEIVEANDKIFIRAGFTGFGASSLDFEVQFDSKGPDYGSFYDGRTAVGIAILKRLNDEKIEIAFPTQVNMMAAPDGSMVMPYPEERRSDAEATPT from the coding sequence ATGACCAACACTACCGCCGCCAAGCAACCGATCTTCGACGCCAGCGACGTCGGCGATCACGCCCAGGGCTTCGTCACCGCCAGCATCGCCTGGGTCCAGGCATACTGGCTCCAGATCCTGATCGCGTTCGGAATCGGCGCGGTCATCGTCATCGTCCTTCACACCGCGCGCCGGTTCGGCAGCAAGCTGTGCGAGCGCCCGCGTGCGCTCAACGGCTGGGGAATCGTGGTCGGCAAGGCGATCGCGCGGACCGGCAATTTCTTCATCGTGATGCTCGCGGCCAAGCTGGTCGCGGGCTACTCGGCCGCGCCCGGCGAAGTCGCAACGACGATCAACTTCCTCTTCACCGTCGCCGCCGTGATGCAGGCGGCCGTTTGGGTCCGCGAGATCATCCTCGGCGCGATCGAACACCGTACGCAATCCGAACATTATTCGGGCGAGGCGTTGCTCTCGGCGATGGGCCTGATCCGCCTGCTCGTCACCTTCGTGGTCTTCGCGGTCGCGCTGGTGGTGGTGCTCGACAATCTCGGCGTCAACGTCACTGGCCTGGTGGCGGGCCTCGGCGTCGGCGGCATCGCGATTGGGTTGGCGGCGCAAGGCATCTTCGCCGACCTGTTCGCCGCGCTCGCGATCATCTTCGACCGCCCCTTCCGCCGCGGCGACTCGATCAGCTACGACACCGCCTCGGGCAGCGTCGAGGCGATCGGCCTCAAATCGACACGCATCCGCGGCATCGACGGCGAGGAGCGCGTGATCTCGAACAAGAACATCCTCAACAAGGAGATCCTCAACAACACGCAGCGCAACCACCGCCGCGCGAAATTCCTCATCGGCGTCACGTATTCGACGCCGCCGGAAGTGTGCTCGCGCATCCCCGCGATGCTGAAGGAGATCGTCGAAGCCAACGACAAGATCTTCATCCGTGCCGGGTTCACGGGGTTTGGCGCTTCGAGCCTCGATTTCGAAGTGCAGTTCGACAGCAAGGGGCCGGATTATGGGAGCTTCTACGACGGCCGCACGGCGGTGGGGATCGCGATCCTGAAGCGCCTCAACGACGAAAAGATCGAGATCGCCTTCCCGACGCAGGTCAACATGATGGCCGCACCGGACGGGTCTATGGTGATGCCGTATCCGGAAGAGCGACGGTCGGACGCAGAAGCAACGCCTACCTGA
- a CDS encoding DNA topoisomerase IB — protein sequence MRNGWGYWDAKGERITDRDEIDRLNAIGLPPAYRDAWFCPKPNGHIQAVGWDEKGRKQYRYHIGFREAQEAAKYERCADFGHALPKIRKAVEADLRKRSLTRERAVAAVIRLLDGGHIRIGNEAYAEANESFGATTLRKRHGEVKAATLKLQYKGKSGKMRTLKITDRSLSSFVKKCQDLDEQHLFAWLDDAGVAHPVTSTDVNCYIRDVTGTDFTAKNFRTWAASVAAFEALASAERDLSLKSMLEPVVARLGNTHAIARKSYVHPSLIALVKTGQSTFRQALRLPRSKRYLSRAECGLIAFLEAGACPTAIIAPPRAKAA from the coding sequence ATGCGGAACGGCTGGGGCTATTGGGATGCGAAGGGTGAGAGGATCACCGACCGCGACGAGATCGACCGGCTGAACGCGATCGGCTTGCCCCCCGCCTACCGCGACGCGTGGTTCTGCCCAAAGCCCAACGGCCATATCCAGGCGGTCGGTTGGGACGAGAAGGGCCGCAAGCAGTACCGCTATCATATCGGTTTCCGCGAAGCGCAGGAGGCCGCCAAATACGAGCGCTGCGCCGATTTCGGCCACGCCCTCCCCAAGATCCGCAAGGCGGTCGAGGCCGACCTCCGCAAACGCTCGCTGACCCGCGAACGCGCGGTCGCCGCCGTGATCCGCCTGCTCGACGGCGGTCACATCCGCATCGGCAACGAAGCCTATGCCGAAGCGAACGAGAGCTTCGGCGCGACCACGCTCCGCAAACGCCACGGCGAGGTGAAGGCCGCGACGTTGAAGCTCCAGTACAAGGGCAAGTCCGGCAAGATGCGGACGCTCAAGATCACCGATCGGTCGCTCAGCAGCTTCGTCAAAAAATGCCAGGACCTCGACGAGCAGCATCTGTTCGCATGGCTCGACGATGCCGGCGTCGCGCACCCGGTCACCTCGACCGACGTGAACTGCTACATCCGCGATGTCACCGGCACCGACTTTACCGCCAAGAACTTCCGCACCTGGGCCGCCAGCGTCGCCGCTTTCGAAGCACTTGCGTCGGCCGAACGCGACCTCAGCCTCAAGTCGATGCTGGAACCGGTGGTCGCGCGGCTCGGCAACACGCACGCGATCGCGCGCAAAAGCTATGTCCACCCGTCGCTCATCGCACTGGTGAAGACGGGTCAGTCGACCTTCCGCCAGGCGCTCCGCCTTCCGCGCTCCAAGCGCTATCTCAGCCGTGCGGAATGCGGCCTGATCGCGTTCCTCGAAGCCGGCGCCTGCCCGACCGCGATCATCGCACCCCCTCGCGCCAAAGCGGCCTGA
- a CDS encoding type 1 glutamine amidotransferase domain-containing protein, which yields MADLSQARVLMLAADGFETVELFEPRKALEAAGAKVQLASIKMDPIQGMKGDINKAETATPDLTLDEVDTDDYDALVLPGGVANPDTMRQQERAIEIITEFMEDGKIVAAICHAPWLLAEADVIDGRRLTSYPSIRTDLENAGADVVDEEVVVDANLITSRKPDDIPAFNKAIIQALEEELADEPVD from the coding sequence ATGGCCGATCTTTCCCAAGCTCGCGTATTGATGCTCGCTGCCGACGGTTTCGAGACCGTCGAGCTGTTCGAACCGCGCAAGGCACTGGAGGCGGCGGGTGCGAAGGTGCAGCTCGCCTCGATCAAGATGGATCCGATCCAGGGCATGAAGGGCGATATCAACAAGGCCGAGACCGCAACGCCCGACCTGACGCTCGACGAGGTCGATACGGACGATTACGACGCGCTGGTGCTGCCGGGCGGCGTCGCCAATCCCGACACGATGCGCCAGCAGGAGCGCGCGATCGAGATCATCACCGAGTTCATGGAGGACGGCAAGATCGTCGCCGCGATCTGCCATGCGCCGTGGTTGCTGGCCGAGGCGGACGTGATCGATGGCCGGCGGCTGACGAGCTATCCCTCGATCCGGACGGACCTGGAGAATGCGGGCGCGGATGTCGTGGACGAGGAGGTCGTGGTTGACGCCAATTTGATCACCAGCCGCAAGCCGGACGACATCCCCGCGTTCAACAAGGCGATCATCCAAGCGCTGGAAGAAGAACTGGCAGACGAACCGGTCGATTGA
- a CDS encoding spinster family MFS transporter, translated as MANAETIMGEPEKGASRYAWYVLSILFLVYVLNFVDRQIISILAEDIKRDLGLKDQDLGFLYGTAFGVFYSLFGIPLGRLADNWHRVRLMTIGLSLWSVMTALSGFSKTGGHLAAARIGVGIGEATASPSAYSIISDYFPKRLRATALSIYSAGLYVGGGCSLFIGGLIVQGWNRAYPGGGPLGLVGWQAAFMAVGLPGLLLAVWIATLKEPIRGLVEGLPDPEKHPAPFRAFGAELVTIVPPLTLIGAAMGGARALGYNLVALAVVVAAVSGLVSAGEPWPQWVAIGIGVYAVFSWASALKRRDPPTFALIVGTPAFLCTVVAYGLNAFLSYAASFWAAPYALRELGATPASAGFMIGSLGATAGFLGLTIGGVVSDRLRRGNPAGRLWVVIFGAVVPVPFLILAFTASSPTAFYTGIFLAQLTASCALGAAAATTQDMVLPRMRGTATATFFIGTTLIGLALGPYMAGRVSTLTGSLSIGMLSLLVVTPITLACAIAAYRLAPGAEATREERARTAGEAV; from the coding sequence ATGGCGAACGCCGAAACCATCATGGGCGAGCCGGAGAAAGGTGCATCGCGCTATGCGTGGTACGTGCTGTCGATCCTGTTCCTCGTTTATGTCCTGAACTTTGTCGACCGGCAGATCATCTCGATCCTGGCGGAGGACATAAAGCGCGACTTGGGGCTCAAGGACCAGGATCTCGGCTTCTTGTACGGTACCGCGTTCGGCGTGTTCTATTCGTTGTTCGGTATTCCGCTCGGTCGGCTGGCGGACAATTGGCACCGGGTGAGGCTGATGACGATCGGGTTGTCGCTGTGGTCGGTGATGACGGCTCTGTCGGGGTTCTCCAAGACCGGCGGGCATCTCGCCGCCGCGCGGATCGGCGTCGGCATCGGCGAGGCGACCGCGAGTCCGTCGGCCTATTCGATCATCTCCGATTATTTCCCGAAGCGGCTGCGGGCGACGGCGTTGTCGATCTATTCCGCCGGATTGTACGTCGGCGGCGGCTGCTCGCTCTTCATCGGCGGGCTGATCGTGCAGGGCTGGAACCGCGCCTATCCGGGGGGCGGGCCGCTCGGACTGGTCGGCTGGCAGGCGGCGTTCATGGCGGTCGGACTTCCGGGGCTGCTACTCGCCGTCTGGATCGCGACGCTGAAGGAACCGATCCGCGGACTGGTCGAGGGACTGCCCGACCCCGAGAAGCATCCCGCGCCGTTCCGTGCGTTCGGCGCCGAACTGGTGACGATCGTGCCGCCGCTCACGCTGATCGGCGCGGCGATGGGTGGCGCGCGGGCGCTCGGGTACAACCTCGTTGCGCTGGCAGTGGTGGTCGCGGCGGTGTCGGGGCTGGTCTCGGCGGGCGAGCCCTGGCCGCAATGGGTGGCGATCGGGATCGGCGTGTATGCGGTGTTCTCGTGGGCGTCGGCGCTGAAGCGGCGCGATCCGCCGACCTTCGCGCTGATCGTGGGCACGCCGGCGTTCCTCTGCACGGTGGTCGCTTATGGGCTGAACGCATTCCTCAGCTATGCCGCGAGCTTCTGGGCGGCGCCCTATGCGTTGCGCGAGCTTGGCGCGACGCCGGCGTCGGCGGGGTTCATGATCGGCAGCCTCGGCGCGACCGCGGGATTTCTCGGGCTGACGATAGGCGGGGTGGTGTCGGATCGGTTGCGGCGCGGCAACCCGGCAGGGCGGCTGTGGGTGGTGATCTTCGGCGCGGTGGTGCCGGTGCCGTTCTTGATCCTGGCCTTCACCGCGTCGTCGCCGACCGCGTTCTACACCGGCATATTCCTCGCACAGTTGACCGCGTCGTGCGCGCTGGGCGCAGCGGCGGCGACCACGCAGGACATGGTCTTGCCGAGGATGCGCGGGACGGCGACCGCGACGTTCTTCATCGGCACGACGCTGATCGGGCTGGCGCTCGGGCCGTATATGGCGGGGCGGGTGTCGACGCTGACCGGGAGCTTGTCGATCGGCATGCTTTCGCTGCTGGTGGTGACGCCGATTACTTTGGCGTGTGCGATTGCGGCGTACCGGCTGGCGCCGGGGGCCGAGGCTACGCGAGAGGAGCGCGCGCGGACGGCTGGGGAGGCGGTCTGA
- a CDS encoding superoxide dismutase family protein translates to MRIATLALLGAATIGLTACDKTGMETGAPVAGGQRATAMLQTATGTDVGRATATDVAGGLRFTLDAKAMPPGTHGAHIHMVGRCDAPDFTTAGGHWNPTGMKHGSMNPQGPHEGDLPNLIIGTDGRGTIGITIPGATMAGLMDADGSAFVVHAGPDDLMTDPAGNSGGRIACGVFQAG, encoded by the coding sequence ATGCGGATTGCGACACTGGCTTTGCTCGGCGCGGCAACGATCGGGCTGACCGCCTGCGACAAGACTGGAATGGAGACCGGCGCACCCGTCGCAGGCGGCCAGCGCGCCACCGCGATGCTCCAGACCGCGACCGGCACCGACGTCGGCCGCGCGACGGCCACCGACGTCGCGGGCGGCCTCCGCTTCACGCTCGACGCCAAGGCGATGCCCCCCGGCACGCACGGCGCGCACATCCACATGGTCGGCCGCTGCGACGCGCCCGACTTCACCACCGCCGGCGGCCACTGGAACCCGACCGGCATGAAGCACGGCAGCATGAACCCGCAGGGGCCGCATGAAGGCGACCTGCCCAATCTGATCATCGGCACGGATGGTCGCGGCACGATCGGCATCACGATCCCCGGCGCGACGATGGCGGGCCTGATGGATGCGGACGGCTCGGCCTTCGTGGTGCATGCGGGTCCGGACGACCTGATGACCGACCCCGCCGGCAACAGCGGCGGGCGGATCGCCTGCGGGGTGTTCCAGGCTGGGTAA
- the thpR gene encoding RNA 2',3'-cyclic phosphodiesterase has protein sequence MIRLFVALRPPPAIRQSLLDIMEGVPSARWQDDDDLHVTLRFVGEVERPVAEDIAVALSQVVASTPSVSLSGVGKFEKRGRTDTLWAGVTPHDALAALHRKVDQACVRAGLPPEHRAYLPHITVARLARSAGVGFAVDEWLATHAALSSAPFPLPHLVLYQSHLGRDGATYEPVARWALDTGGGT, from the coding sequence ATGATACGCCTTTTCGTCGCCCTTCGCCCGCCGCCGGCCATCCGTCAGAGCTTGCTCGACATAATGGAGGGCGTGCCGTCCGCGCGCTGGCAGGACGATGACGACCTCCACGTGACGCTGCGGTTCGTCGGCGAGGTCGAACGACCCGTCGCCGAGGATATCGCGGTCGCGCTGAGCCAGGTCGTCGCGTCTACACCGAGCGTATCGCTGAGCGGAGTCGGGAAGTTCGAGAAGCGCGGGCGGACCGATACCTTGTGGGCCGGCGTGACGCCGCACGACGCCCTCGCCGCGCTCCACCGCAAGGTCGATCAGGCGTGCGTTCGTGCCGGCCTTCCGCCCGAACATCGCGCGTATCTGCCGCATATCACGGTCGCACGGCTGGCGCGGTCGGCGGGCGTCGGGTTCGCGGTCGACGAATGGCTGGCGACGCATGCCGCGCTGTCGAGCGCGCCCTTCCCGCTACCCCATCTCGTGCTGTACCAGAGCCACCTCGGCCGCGACGGCGCGACCTACGAACCGGTTGCACGCTGGGCGCTCGATACCGGGGGTGGAACCTGA
- a CDS encoding Bax inhibitor-1/YccA family protein, which produces MANWSDPRPRAAPFGTTATGQRTEAYDAGLRSYMLSVYNYMGSAVLLTGIVAMLFAMGGNTSPAAQVFMNGGPLKYVIMFSPLAIVFGMSFGQNKMSTGTMQLLFWGFAVLMGLSMSTIFLVYSGTSIAGAFFATAAGFAALSLYGYTTKRDLSAFGTFLIIGVVGLLVASLINMFLQSGVMQLVISGIGVLLFAGLTAYDTQRTKSLYAQVAGTDMVGKVVIMSALSLYLDFINMFMFVLRLFGSSRN; this is translated from the coding sequence ATGGCTAATTGGTCTGACCCCCGGCCCCGTGCCGCGCCGTTCGGAACGACGGCCACGGGCCAGCGTACCGAGGCCTATGACGCTGGCCTCCGGTCGTACATGCTGTCCGTCTACAACTACATGGGCTCGGCAGTCCTGCTCACCGGCATCGTCGCGATGCTGTTCGCGATGGGTGGCAACACGTCGCCCGCCGCGCAGGTGTTTATGAACGGCGGCCCGCTGAAGTACGTCATCATGTTCTCACCGCTCGCGATCGTGTTCGGCATGAGCTTTGGCCAGAACAAGATGTCGACGGGCACGATGCAGTTGCTCTTCTGGGGCTTCGCCGTCCTGATGGGCCTGTCGATGTCGACGATCTTCCTGGTCTATAGCGGCACGTCGATCGCGGGTGCGTTCTTCGCCACCGCCGCCGGTTTTGCTGCGCTGAGCCTGTACGGCTACACCACCAAGCGCGACCTGTCGGCGTTCGGGACGTTCCTGATCATCGGCGTCGTCGGCCTGCTGGTCGCGAGCCTGATCAACATGTTCCTGCAGTCGGGCGTGATGCAGTTGGTCATCAGCGGCATCGGCGTGCTGCTGTTCGCTGGCCTAACCGCCTACGATACGCAGCGGACCAAGAGCCTGTATGCGCAGGTCGCGGGTACGGACATGGTCGGCAAGGTCGTCATCATGTCGGCGCTGAGCCTGTACCTCGACTTTATCAACATGTTCATGTTCGTGCTGCGTCTGTTTGGTAGCAGCCGCAACTAA
- a CDS encoding transglutaminase-like domain-containing protein, whose translation MRLSIDVRLDYGITGDADVLLQIEAAAMADQKIESESLTLWSDSPIRAVRGEDGIGQRCWSRGHGRFTAEYKAIVAVKRERVQLELYPATPPRMLDGELTPYLMPSRYCPSDRFEGFVAREFGGLEGGPLAAALTEWVYQSLDYRCGSSSGETTALDTFASRSGVCRDYSHLLVSLARAGGIPARCVSAYAPGVDPPDFHAVAELWLAGDWRLIDATKMATCSDIARVCVGRDATDIAFMTVFGQAYLWEQTVKVTPLD comes from the coding sequence ATGCGGCTCTCGATCGACGTGCGTCTGGATTACGGGATCACCGGGGACGCCGACGTGCTCCTCCAGATCGAAGCGGCGGCGATGGCCGACCAGAAGATCGAGTCCGAGTCCCTCACTTTGTGGTCCGACAGTCCGATCCGGGCGGTGCGCGGCGAGGACGGGATCGGCCAGCGCTGCTGGTCGCGCGGGCATGGCCGCTTTACCGCCGAGTATAAGGCCATCGTTGCGGTGAAGCGCGAGCGTGTGCAGCTAGAGCTGTATCCGGCGACGCCGCCGCGGATGCTTGATGGCGAGCTGACGCCGTATCTGATGCCGAGCCGCTATTGCCCGTCCGACCGCTTCGAAGGCTTCGTAGCGCGTGAGTTCGGCGGGTTGGAAGGCGGACCGCTCGCGGCGGCGCTGACCGAGTGGGTGTACCAGTCGCTCGACTATCGCTGCGGATCGAGCAGCGGCGAGACGACCGCGCTCGATACGTTCGCGTCCAGGTCCGGGGTGTGCCGCGATTATTCGCATCTGCTGGTGTCGCTCGCGCGCGCAGGGGGGATCCCTGCGCGGTGCGTGTCGGCTTACGCTCCCGGCGTCGATCCGCCCGACTTCCATGCGGTGGCGGAGCTGTGGCTGGCGGGAGACTGGCGGCTGATCGACGCGACGAAGATGGCGACATGCAGCGACATCGCCCGCGTCTGCGTCGGGCGCGACGCGACGGATATCGCGTTCATGACGGTGTTTGGGCAGGCGTATCTGTGGGAGCAGACGGTAAAGGTCACGCCGCTGGATTGA
- a CDS encoding extensin-like domain-containing protein produces the protein MRAVRLTLGWLVGLAIVATIALMLWSMARGRPQDLPWAPLDLGQPIGMFTGRKLTALTEDFPQCRALLDRAGVRYTVLPPRKGEGQCGYADGVRLTGGARKIAFAPAGLGIACPVAAALSMWEWNVVQPAAERHFGARVASIDHFGSYSCRRIYGRDAGNWSEHSTADAVDIAGFRLTDGTRITVVRDWKGGDAKAAFLREVRDGACSVFATTLSPDYNAAHADHLHLDQANRGSMGWRACR, from the coding sequence ATGCGGGCGGTGCGGCTAACCCTCGGCTGGCTGGTGGGACTGGCGATCGTCGCGACGATCGCGCTGATGCTCTGGTCGATGGCGCGCGGACGACCGCAGGATCTACCCTGGGCGCCGCTCGATCTCGGCCAGCCTATCGGCATGTTCACGGGACGCAAACTCACCGCGCTGACCGAGGATTTCCCGCAATGCCGCGCGCTGCTCGACCGCGCTGGCGTCCGCTATACGGTGTTGCCGCCACGCAAAGGCGAGGGGCAATGCGGCTATGCCGACGGCGTGCGGCTGACCGGCGGCGCGCGGAAGATCGCCTTTGCGCCTGCCGGGTTGGGCATTGCCTGCCCCGTCGCAGCGGCACTGTCGATGTGGGAATGGAACGTGGTCCAGCCCGCGGCCGAGCGGCATTTCGGCGCGCGTGTGGCGAGTATCGATCATTTCGGCAGCTATAGTTGCCGGCGGATCTACGGGCGGGATGCAGGGAACTGGAGCGAACACTCGACCGCCGACGCGGTCGATATCGCCGGCTTCCGCCTGACCGACGGCACGCGTATTACGGTGGTTCGTGATTGGAAGGGTGGCGACGCCAAAGCGGCGTTCCTGCGCGAGGTGCGCGACGGCGCGTGCAGCGTGTTCGCGACGACGCTGTCTCCGGATTATAATGCGGCACACGCCGATCATCTGCATTTGGATCAGGCGAACCGTGGGTCGATGGGGTGGCGGGCGTGCCGGTGA
- a CDS encoding NUDIX hydrolase, producing the protein MNDALPLTPAIPAATLVIFRDTDGGPPELLMVERAKAMAFAGGALVFPGGRVDPGDHALAALLGSSDDETAARIAAIRETIEEAGLPVGLSPMPLPPAFERLRAALHAGSAFGEALAAADTNLDLDALEYFARWRPAHAHARIFDTRFYLARLPANAPAARVDATENVRLFWATAAQVLAEADAGRATIIFPTRRNLERLAWFADFDAAVADARAHPVRTVTPWSETRGGIEHLCIPDDLGYPVTSEPMSDAVRG; encoded by the coding sequence ATGAACGACGCGCTTCCCCTGACCCCGGCGATACCCGCCGCGACGCTCGTGATCTTTCGCGATACCGACGGCGGCCCGCCGGAACTGCTGATGGTCGAGCGCGCCAAGGCGATGGCGTTCGCGGGCGGGGCTCTCGTGTTCCCCGGCGGTCGGGTCGATCCCGGCGATCATGCGCTGGCGGCGTTACTCGGTTCATCCGATGACGAAACTGCGGCGCGCATTGCCGCAATCCGCGAGACCATCGAGGAAGCGGGCCTTCCCGTCGGCCTGTCGCCAATGCCTTTGCCCCCCGCATTCGAGCGTCTGCGCGCTGCGCTTCACGCCGGTTCGGCGTTCGGCGAAGCGTTGGCGGCGGCCGATACGAACCTCGACCTCGACGCGCTGGAGTATTTCGCACGCTGGCGTCCGGCGCACGCGCACGCGCGAATTTTCGACACGCGGTTTTATCTCGCACGATTGCCGGCCAACGCGCCCGCAGCCCGGGTCGATGCGACCGAGAACGTGCGGCTGTTCTGGGCGACGGCGGCACAGGTGCTGGCGGAGGCGGATGCGGGGCGCGCGACGATCATCTTTCCGACGCGGCGCAACCTCGAGCGGTTGGCATGGTTCGCCGATTTCGATGCGGCGGTCGCGGACGCGCGCGCGCATCCGGTGCGGACCGTGACGCCGTGGAGTGAAACGCGCGGCGGGATCGAGCATCTCTGCATCCCCGATGATCTCGGCTATCCGGTCACGTCGGAGCCGATGTCGGACGCGGTGCGCGGCTGA
- a CDS encoding FAD:protein FMN transferase → MRIVLPPAIDPAAFAARDPAAAVFDLRGETMGTTWRASFAAPVGTDPSQVRIAIVARLAGLVAEMSHWAPDSLLSRFNRSASGTWTTLAPDFAHVMACGLAIARTTRSAFDPAIGRLVDAWGFGPIAVAAPPDASDIQAARATSGWSRLTFAPVGAHLRQPGGVALDLSGIAKGHAVDVVADLLRDAGIANALVEIGGELVGRGIRPDGDPWWVDLESPPGLALSPLRIALHGLAVATSGDYRRGAHTLDPRTGRPIETQVVSASVIHQTALDADAWATALTVLGPVEGLALARDYRIAARIVTLIDGDAREYLSPALTAMLVD, encoded by the coding sequence TTGAGGATCGTGTTGCCGCCGGCGATCGATCCCGCGGCGTTCGCGGCGCGCGATCCGGCGGCGGCGGTGTTCGATCTTCGGGGCGAAACGATGGGGACGACGTGGCGCGCGAGCTTCGCCGCCCCCGTCGGAACCGATCCGTCGCAGGTCCGTATTGCCATTGTCGCGCGGCTTGCGGGCCTTGTCGCGGAGATGAGCCACTGGGCACCGGACTCGCTGCTGTCGCGCTTCAACCGGTCGGCGAGCGGAACCTGGACCACGCTCGCGCCGGACTTTGCGCATGTCATGGCCTGCGGTCTAGCCATCGCCCGGACGACGCGGAGCGCGTTCGATCCCGCGATCGGGAGGTTGGTCGATGCGTGGGGGTTCGGTCCGATCGCCGTGGCCGCACCGCCGGATGCGTCGGATATCCAAGCCGCACGCGCCACATCGGGCTGGTCTCGGCTGACGTTCGCCCCCGTCGGCGCGCATCTTCGCCAGCCCGGCGGCGTCGCGCTCGACCTGTCGGGGATCGCCAAGGGCCATGCGGTCGACGTGGTCGCGGACCTGTTGCGCGATGCCGGTATCGCCAATGCGCTGGTCGAGATCGGCGGCGAGCTTGTCGGACGCGGGATCAGGCCGGACGGCGACCCTTGGTGGGTCGACCTCGAAAGCCCACCCGGCCTGGCGCTATCGCCGCTCCGCATCGCGCTGCACGGCCTGGCGGTTGCGACGTCGGGCGATTATCGCCGCGGCGCGCATACGCTCGATCCGCGTACCGGCAGACCGATCGAAACGCAGGTCGTCTCCGCTAGCGTGATCCACCAGACTGCGCTGGACGCCGACGCCTGGGCGACTGCGCTTACCGTGCTGGGGCCGGTAGAGGGCTTGGCGCTGGCTCGGGACTACCGGATTGCTGCTCGGATCGTCACGCTGATCGACGGCGACGCGCGCGAATATCTCTCCCCCGCACTCACGGCGATGCTGGTCGACTAG
- a CDS encoding DUF4198 domain-containing protein, giving the protein MKPLVARLMAAAALLSIPAALSAHRMWMLPSATVFSGTDGWVTVDAAVSNDLFFFDHQPLRLDGMKVWQPDGSEGALQNGATGRYRSVFDVKLDKPGTWKIGTQMSAVMGSFKVDGVEKRLGGRRGPPQPNAPAPLTVADIPANATDVKVTEVSGRNEIFVTAGAPTTTVFKTTGKGLEFAPITHPDELVAGETAKFRFLVDGKPAAGLKVTVIPGGKRYRNDEGARELTTGADGVLSVDWPTAGMYWLNAALTDAKATTPRATERRMSYVTTLEVLTP; this is encoded by the coding sequence ATGAAGCCTTTAGTTGCACGCCTGATGGCCGCCGCCGCGCTGTTGTCGATCCCCGCCGCGCTGTCGGCGCACCGCATGTGGATGCTTCCATCCGCCACCGTTTTCTCGGGCACCGACGGCTGGGTGACGGTCGACGCCGCGGTCTCGAACGACCTGTTCTTCTTCGATCACCAGCCGCTCCGCCTCGACGGCATGAAGGTGTGGCAGCCCGACGGCAGCGAAGGTGCGCTGCAGAATGGCGCGACCGGGCGTTATCGCTCGGTGTTCGACGTGAAGCTCGACAAGCCCGGCACGTGGAAGATCGGCACGCAGATGTCGGCCGTCATGGGCAGCTTTAAGGTCGATGGCGTCGAGAAGCGCCTCGGCGGTCGCCGCGGTCCGCCTCAGCCGAACGCGCCTGCCCCGCTGACCGTCGCCGACATCCCAGCCAACGCGACCGACGTGAAGGTCACCGAGGTGTCGGGCCGCAACGAGATCTTCGTGACCGCCGGCGCGCCGACCACGACGGTGTTCAAGACGACCGGCAAGGGTCTGGAGTTCGCACCGATCACCCACCCCGACGAACTGGTCGCGGGCGAGACCGCGAAGTTCCGCTTCCTGGTCGACGGCAAGCCCGCCGCCGGCCTGAAGGTCACGGTGATCCCGGGCGGCAAGCGCTATCGCAACGACGAGGGTGCGCGCGAGCTGACCACTGGCGCCGACGGCGTGCTGAGCGTCGATTGGCCGACTGCGGGGATGTACTGGCTGAACGCCGCGCTGACCGACGCGAAGGCGACCACCCCGCGCGCGACGGAGCGGCGGATGAGCTACGTCACGACGCTCGAAGTGCTGACGCCGTGA